The Coprobacillus cateniformis DNA window CAATAATATAAAAATTGGAGGAAAATATGCGTTTAAGAAATAACCCTAAAGCAAATGAGATTTTAGAAAATCACAAAGATGTTGTTGTGTTAAATACAAAAGAACACAAAGGTCATTGGAGAAATATCTTTGATAATGATAATCCTATATTTATTGAAATAGGTATGGGAAAAGGTGATTTTATTATAGAAAATGCCAAACAATATCCTAATATTAATTTTATTGGAGTTGAGAAATTTCCAAGTGTCATAGTAGGAGCACTTAAGAAGTATGATGATTCATCATATGATTTAAAAAATCTAAGATTTATGAAAGAAGATGCATTATTTTTAAATGAAGTCTTTGCAGATAATGAAATTAGTCGTATATACTTAAATTTCAGTGATCCTTGGCCTAAGAAAAAACATGCCAAGAGAAGGCTAACTTCTCATACATTTTTGCCAATATATCAAAAATTATTGAAGCCAGATGGAGAGTTAATATTAAAGACAGATAATCGAATATTGTTTGAATTTTCTTTAATATCGTTTCAACAATTTCACATGGATTTTCATGATATTTGCTTGGATTTGCATCACAGTGATGGATATGAAGATAACATTCAGACAGAATATGAAAGAAAGTTTTCACCATTTGGACCTATTTATAGAATTGTAACAACATTTAAAGGAGAGTAACTATGAATAACTTGTTAGAATTAAGTGATTTAGAATCATATGATAAGGCCACACAAGGAAAAGCTATAATGGTTTTTTCAACAACTTGGTGTCCGGATTGTCATTTTTTAAAAACTTTTATTGATAAATTAGTGGAAGAAAATAGGGATTGGACATTTTATTACATAGATAGAGATAAAATGGTTGACTTATGCATTGATTTAGATATTATGGGAATTCCATCTTTTATTGCTTATAAAGATGGTCTGGAAGTTTCGCGTTTCGTTAATAAATTGAGAAAAACACAATCTGATATACAAGCATTTATTGATGCAATAGAAGAATAGGTGGGATAAAATGAACTTACATGCTTTTTATAATTCAAAATATATTGGTGATGATTTGCTGATACGCTTATGTTCGCAAAGAGAAGTGACTCATTATCAGCAATATCATGATCTTTGTGTGCTATATCATCATGATCAAGTGATTGGATATAATCTTTTTCATGCATCTACATATATATCTTCATTACAAGATGGAAAAGTCAAAATAACACCTGAATTTGTTGAGCAGTTAAATCGGGTTTTAAAAAATGAAAATCAAGAATTGGTTGAAAGTGATTATGATGATAGATTCAGAGTTGGGAGGGTTATTCAAATTGAAGAACATCCCGATTCTGATCATATGCATATTTGCCAGGTCGATACTGGAGATGAAACTTTACAAATTGTATGTGGTGCACCCAATGTTGCTTTGAATCAATTGGTTGTTGTTGCTAAAAATGATGCAGTTATGCCATCTGGTTTAATAATTAAACCATCTTCTTTGCGTGGTGTTGAATCTCATGGTATGCTTTGTTCAGCAAAAGAACTTGCTTTGCCAAATGCTCCACAAGTACGTGGTATATTGATTTTAGATGAAAATGACTATCAAGTCGGAAATCCATTTTTTAAATAGGAGGTAAAATATATGTTTAAGAAATTTTTTATGAAAGATGAAGAAGAGGAAGAAGTTTATGAAACGGTTGATCCTGTCTTAGAACAAAGGCGTAAAGAGAAATTTAGCACCCCTCTCATTTATAATGAGGAAGAAGAGGAAAAGAAGCAAGAAGAAAAGAAAGAGGTTAAAAAAACTGAACCTAAGAAATTCATACCTCCTGTGAGTGAATCAACTTATCACATGAGTGAAATTATTTCACCTATTTCTGGTATAAAAGAAAGCAGAAAGCCAGAGGTACATGTTTCTAAGCCTAAACCTAAAAAAATAAAAAAAGATACTGATCATTTGATTCCTATTATTAGTCCTTTTTTTGGTCCAGCAGACGAACAAGAAGAAAAAGAAATTGAAGTTAAAGCTAAAATGGTCAAAGAAGAACCTAGTGTTGAACAAAATTTAAGAAATATTGCTAAAATTGTAGAAGAAGAACAAGATCAATTAAAAATTATTGAAGAACGTACAGGTGAATTTAAATTAGATTTGAATAAAGAAGATGAAGATTCGTTTATTGATGAAATTGAAGACTCTATGAGTTTAGATGAATTAATGAGTCTTTATGAAAAGAAATTTAAAGATTAATGAGAGGTATAGGGGTAGATATTGTTGATCTTGATCGATTAGATATTGATAATTTGCATTTTGTAGAACGTATATTAACGGTTGAAGAATATCAAATCTTTCGCATGATTCATACTCAGCAAAGAAAGCTAGAGTTTTTAGGTGGTCGCTTTGCAGGTAAAGAGGCTTATCTAAAAGCTCATCATACAGGCCTAGGTGGCATAGATTTTCATGATATACAGATACTTAATGATGAAACTGGTTGTCCTTATTTGAATGATAAAAAAGCACATATATCAATTTCTCATGAAAAAAAATATGCAATTGCATTCGTTGTATTAGAAGAGTAAAGCGTAAGCTTTACTCTTTGACGCTTAGATTGAAAGTAATACCAATTTCACTTGTGTCTTTTTTGTAAACTTATTGTTATATTTAATTCAAAGTCACACGAATTGGACTCTTGTATGCTGCCATATCAAGATATTTTTCAATATATAATTGTTGGTACTATTTTAAATATGTAAACAGGCTATAGAAATTCAGTTAACACTTATTATAGTTGTAATCATCACATTGACAATGAACTTATTATTTAATACTATAAAGATAGAAAGAGGTATCATAATAAATATTAATAAAAAGTGGGTGAAATTGATTGATATGAACCTTTGATAATCATTAGTTGTAATCTTACAATATGAATTTGAAAGAGAGGGGATAGTATGAATAAGCGCATTGTTTTAATAATTGTTTTATCTTTGTTATTTGTTTTTTGGCTATTATGTGTGGGATTTCCTAGACATATGGGAAATTCATATTCGTCAGTCAAAGCGTTCGAACTCAGTACAGGAAGGCATTTTTATGATTTTTATGCTCCAGAATATTATTTAGATCAGACATCAAAGAAACAAACTCTTAGTGCAATAAATTATGTGAAGATTTGGTATCAAGGAAGTGTAGATAATGATTACAGCATGCAATTTCAAGTTAATAATAGTTTAGAGGTGAGTTATTCGGTATCAGAGTTTACTAAAGATGAATTTGAAAAAATAGAAGCAGAATATGAATTGATAGATAAAGATTTTAATATCTATTATTGTTTTGACAGTTCTGGTGTTTACGTGGCAGCTCATAACAATAATGAAAAGAGTATAATAAGAATTAGGATAAACAATTCGCAAATAGATACAGAGTTAGATAAAATGAAAACTATTGTTTATGAAATTATGAAGGACAGCATAAAATTAAATGAAGAAAATCATTAAAGTAAAGAGAATGTAAAATGCTTAATGGCTTTCATATATGCTTTTACAATATCTTTAAGCATGATCACAGTGAAAGTGGAAAATTGTACATATAACATAAAATTTATTGATACAAATGAATAAACTTTTATAGTTAAAATAAATAATAATGTAGAAGAGATTAAATATATGAAAATATTATAGATTCAGAGATGATGGGAGAATTATAAATCGTTACTGAAATGAGCTTTCTTATAACGGGGATATCTAAGATATCCCTTGTTTTATATTGTAAAGATTATAAATGTTATTTTTTAAATTTAAAATAAGTCTATTAAAATATATCTAAATAATGAATTTTGGACTTATATTTGCGACTTATTGATGAAAAAAGTTTCTTTTTTTGATAAATTGAGAACCAAAATGTATAAATATGCTGTAATAATAGGAAAAATGGAGAATTTGGTCATTTGTTTGTCTTCCTTTATAATGAAGAAGAGGAGGAGAAAACTATGTTTAATGAAATCATTGTTATAGGGAGGTTGGCAAATAAGCCTGTTATGAGAGAAACACAAAATGGTATAAAACTGGCAACAATTGTCCTAGATATTGAAAGACCTTATAGAAATAATTTAGGTATCAATGATCATGACTACATTACATGTGTGCTTTGGAAAGGTATTAGCCAGCAAGTCATGGATTGCTGTGATATTGGAAGCTTTTTAGGGGTTAAAGGGCGATTACAATCAAGGACATTTGAATCTGCTGATAATCAATCAATGACTGTCATGGAAGTGAAAGTCGAACATGTTGAATTTTTTGATAAATATTTTATAAAAAAGTAGTATTAATACTACTTTTTTGTTTCTTTTTTAATAATAATTGTGTAAAATAGATAAAGTAAAAAGAAAGGAGTTTGATTATGAAAATAGATCAATCACATATTAGAAATTTTTCTATTATTGCGCATATCGATCATGGAAAGTCTACTTTGGCTGACAGAATTTTACAATTAACAGGTGCTGTTAGTGATAGGGAAATGAAAGAACAACTCCTTGATAGTATGGATTTAGAAAGAGAACGTGGAATTACAATTAAATTGAATGCTGTTCAATTAACATATACTGCTAAAAATGGGGAAACATATTTATTGCATCTTATTGATACACCGGGACATGTCGATTTCACATACGAGGTATCTCGTTCATTAGCAGCTTGTGAGGGAGCAGTTTTGGTTGTTGATGCTGCTCAAGGCGTAGAAGCACAAACCTTAGCTAATGTTTTCTTGGCATTGGATAATGATTTAGAGATTTTACCAGTAATTAATAAAATTGATTTACCGAGTGCTGATCCACAACGTGTCATTCAAGAAATCGAAGATATCATTGGATTGCCCGCAGATGAAGCACCTTTGATTTCTGCTAAGACAGGATTGAATGTTATTGATGTTCTAGAAGACGTTGTTAAAAATGTTCCAGCTCCTCGAGGTGATGTGAGTCATCCGACTCAGGCATTGATATTTGACTCTCTTTATGATAGTTATCGAGGTGTTATTGTTTTTGTATGTGTTAAAGAGGGTAAAATTAGTGTTGGAGATCAAATTAAATTTATGGCAAGTCATGCAATTTATGAAGTTGTAGAACTTGGTGTAAGAAATCCTAAAGAAGTTAAAAAAGATTCTTTGGTCACTGGAGAAGTTGGATGGATTGCTGCTTCAATCAAATCTATCCAAGATGTTCATGTTGGGGATACAATTACAACACTCTCACAACCTGCACAGACACAATTGCCAGGATATCGTCGTCTAAATCCAATGGTTTATTGTGGACTTTATCCAGTTGATAATGCAAGATATAAGGATTTAAGAGAAGCTTTGGAGAAAATGAAATTGAGTGATTCGTCACTGATTTTTGAACCTGAAACATCACAGGCATTAGGATTTGGATTCAGATGTGGTTTTTTAGGTCTGCTGCATATGGATGTTATTGAAGAACGATTGGAAAGAGAATTTGATTTAGAATTAATCGCTACAGCTCCTTCAGTTGTTTATCATTGTTATTTAACTGATGGTTCAATGTTGGAAATTGATAATCCTGCATCGTTACCAGGGCCACAGAAAATTGATCATATAGAGGAACCATATGTAAAAGCATCGATTATGACACCTCATGAATATGTTGGACCTATTATGGAACTTTGCCAATCTAAGCGTGGAGAATATATGGATATAGAATATATTGATGATTTGCGTCGTAATGTTATTTATATGATTCCATTAAGTGAAATAGTCTATGATTTCTTTGATAAATTAAAATCTTGTACAAAAGGATATGCATCTTTTGATTATGAATTTGATGATTATCGTACAAGTAAATTGACGCGTATGGATATTATGCTAAATGGTGATGTTGTTGATGCTCTTTCAACAATAGTTCACAAAGACTTTGCTTATAATCGCGGTCGTATTATTTGTGAAAAATTAAAGGAAATTATTCCTAAACAAATGTTTGAAGTTCCTATTCAAGCTGCTCTACAAGGGAAAGTGATAGCAAGAACAAACATTAAGGCAATGCGTAAGAATGTTTTGGCTAAATGTTATGGTGGGGATATTTCACGTAAGAAAAAACTTTTAGAAAAACAAAAAGAAGGGAAAAAGCGTATGAAGGCTGTTGGGAGTGTAGAAATTCCTCAAGAAGCTTTTATGGCTATACTTTCTGTTGACGATGATTAATCCATTTAACTAATGAAGGTCTCTTAGCCATCTATGAACAGGTGGCTATTTTTATGTTGTTCATTTTTATTGTATATTTAAAAAATATACGTTAAGTAACTGTCAATTTTATTGTGGTTATAATTCACTGTATTCAATTTCTTAAGAATGAATTAAGAAAATTTGTGAAATTCTCTTTTTCTTTTGGGTTGATTTACTTTCAATATCGTTTATAATATAATAGGTCATGGAGGTGCATGAAATGAGTTTTTGGAAAAAGAATCAGATCAGATTTGATGGTAAAAAAGAAGTAGAAACAAGGCTTAAAAATCAAACTGATCATGTTATCTCTAGAAGATTTAAAATATTAATGGTTGGTGTGGCGATTGGTGGTGCAATCTTATTGATTCGTTTGTTTATGACACAAATTGGACAAAAAGATTATTATGCAACTAAACTTTCTCAATACAATACAAGTATATTTACAAGTGATACTTTTAGAGGAAATATTTATGATAGAAATTATAACAGACTTGTTTATAATAAAAATATCAATTGTGCAACATATTATGCTGTCAAGAATATTCAACCTGAAGAAATTGAGGTTATTATTAATTTTTTAATTAATAATGTAACAGTTGATATAAGCGATGTAAAACCGCGTGATAAAAAAGATTATCTTATAAAAAAAGATGAAGAATTTGTGAAGAGTCTTTTGACTGCTGAAGAATTAAAGCAGGATTCTGATACTGTTTATAAATTACAGATTGAGCGTATTACTGATGAAATGGTTAATCAGAGGTTGACTGAAAATGATATAAAATATTATATGCTAT harbors:
- the trmB gene encoding tRNA (guanosine(46)-N7)-methyltransferase TrmB; translated protein: MRLRNNPKANEILENHKDVVVLNTKEHKGHWRNIFDNDNPIFIEIGMGKGDFIIENAKQYPNINFIGVEKFPSVIVGALKKYDDSSYDLKNLRFMKEDALFLNEVFADNEISRIYLNFSDPWPKKKHAKRRLTSHTFLPIYQKLLKPDGELILKTDNRILFEFSLISFQQFHMDFHDICLDLHHSDGYEDNIQTEYERKFSPFGPIYRIVTTFKGE
- a CDS encoding thioredoxin family protein, with protein sequence MNNLLELSDLESYDKATQGKAIMVFSTTWCPDCHFLKTFIDKLVEENRDWTFYYIDRDKMVDLCIDLDIMGIPSFIAYKDGLEVSRFVNKLRKTQSDIQAFIDAIEE
- the ytpR gene encoding YtpR family tRNA-binding protein, whose translation is MNLHAFYNSKYIGDDLLIRLCSQREVTHYQQYHDLCVLYHHDQVIGYNLFHASTYISSLQDGKVKITPEFVEQLNRVLKNENQELVESDYDDRFRVGRVIQIEEHPDSDHMHICQVDTGDETLQIVCGAPNVALNQLVVVAKNDAVMPSGLIIKPSSLRGVESHGMLCSAKELALPNAPQVRGILILDENDYQVGNPFFK
- the acpS gene encoding holo-ACP synthase, encoding MRGIGVDIVDLDRLDIDNLHFVERILTVEEYQIFRMIHTQQRKLEFLGGRFAGKEAYLKAHHTGLGGIDFHDIQILNDETGCPYLNDKKAHISISHEKKYAIAFVVLEE
- a CDS encoding single-stranded DNA-binding protein, translating into MFNEIIVIGRLANKPVMRETQNGIKLATIVLDIERPYRNNLGINDHDYITCVLWKGISQQVMDCCDIGSFLGVKGRLQSRTFESADNQSMTVMEVKVEHVEFFDKYFIKK
- the lepA gene encoding translation elongation factor 4; translation: MKIDQSHIRNFSIIAHIDHGKSTLADRILQLTGAVSDREMKEQLLDSMDLERERGITIKLNAVQLTYTAKNGETYLLHLIDTPGHVDFTYEVSRSLAACEGAVLVVDAAQGVEAQTLANVFLALDNDLEILPVINKIDLPSADPQRVIQEIEDIIGLPADEAPLISAKTGLNVIDVLEDVVKNVPAPRGDVSHPTQALIFDSLYDSYRGVIVFVCVKEGKISVGDQIKFMASHAIYEVVELGVRNPKEVKKDSLVTGEVGWIAASIKSIQDVHVGDTITTLSQPAQTQLPGYRRLNPMVYCGLYPVDNARYKDLREALEKMKLSDSSLIFEPETSQALGFGFRCGFLGLLHMDVIEERLEREFDLELIATAPSVVYHCYLTDGSMLEIDNPASLPGPQKIDHIEEPYVKASIMTPHEYVGPIMELCQSKRGEYMDIEYIDDLRRNVIYMIPLSEIVYDFFDKLKSCTKGYASFDYEFDDYRTSKLTRMDIMLNGDVVDALSTIVHKDFAYNRGRIICEKLKEIIPKQMFEVPIQAALQGKVIARTNIKAMRKNVLAKCYGGDISRKKKLLEKQKEGKKRMKAVGSVEIPQEAFMAILSVDDD